From the genome of Seriola aureovittata isolate HTS-2021-v1 ecotype China chromosome 6, ASM2101889v1, whole genome shotgun sequence, one region includes:
- the soat1 gene encoding sterol O-acyltransferase 1 yields MENGEESVLRSRCRAFPKMPTFPDLDSSLDGEHSLGEHRQGNGDNHITSNGKIEVEHVISKKLQLKRKAEFLKSDLMRQFDSQVNDFMDCLIEESASLEPAPIPAVFSPPLSEKERSKLRHFRPPHGQGKQFVSRRSLLDELFEVNHIRTIYHMFIALLILFILSTLVVDFIDEGRLVLDFDLLVYAFGQSPLVVCTWICMFLSVLLVPYALFHLWSHTQYGSYSHPSLYNLLFGSVFLLYQALGLGFLPTYVVVTNSLPPASCFIIILEQVRLMMKAHSFVRENVPRVLAWAKDKTSPSPVVPQVSQYFYFLFAPTLIYRDKYPRNPVIRWGYVATKLLQVLGCLFYAYYVFVRLCIPQFRSVSLQLFDLKAMVLCVFNSILPGVLVLFLGFFAFLHCWLNAFAEMLRFADRMFYKDWWNSTSFANYYRTWNVVVHDWLYYYVYRDFLWMSQKRFRPAAMLFVFTVSAVVHEYILAICFGFFYPVLFCLFMCFGMMFNFILHDQRKGPIWNIIMWTSLFLGQGVIICLYSHEWYAQRYCPLKEPSFLELLKPRSWSCQRGLMVDSDRL; encoded by the exons ATGGAGAATGGGGAGGAAAGTGTCCTCCGGTCCCGCTGCCGAGCCTTTCCTAAAATGCCCACCTTCCCTGACTTAGATAGCTCTTTGGATGGGGAACATAGTCTAGGAGAACATCGGCAAGGCAATGGAGACAACCACATTACCAGCAATG GAAAAATTGAAGTGGAACATGTCATCAGCAAAAAGCTACAACTGAAAAGGAAAGCAGAG TTCCTGAAGAGTGACCTGATGCGTCAGTTTGACAGTCAAGTCAATGACTTCATGGACTGTCTTATTGAAGAGTCAGCCAGCCTGGAGCCTGCACCTATTCCCGCTGTCTTCTCACCCCCActgtcagagaaggagaggagcaaACTCAG ACATTTTCGTCCTCCTCATGGCCAGGGAAAGCAGTTTGTCAGTCGCAGGTCCCTCCTAGA tgagCTGTTTGAGGTGAACCACATCAGGACCATCTACCACATGTTTATTGCCCTCCTCATTCTCTTTATCCTCAGTACACTTGTGGTAGATTTCATTGATGAAGGCAG ACTGGTGTTggactttgacctgctggtcTATGCATTTGGACAGTCCCCCCTGGTGGTGTGCACATGGATCTGCATGTTCCTGTCTGTGTTGCTGGTTCCCTATGCTCTTTTCCATCTGTGGTCACATACCCAGTATGGGTCTTATAGTCACCCCAGCTTGTACAATTTGCTGTTTGGTTCTGTATTCCTGCTCTACCAAGCTCTGGGTCTGGGATTCCTCCCTACATATGTGGTGGTGACCAACAGTTTGCCACCTGCATCctgcttcatcatcatcctaGAACAG GTGCGACTAATGATGAAAGCACACTCCTTTGTCAGGGAGAATGTACCAAGAGTTCTGGCGTGGGCTAAAGATAAGACAA GTCCTAGCCCAGTGGTCCCTCAGGTTTCTCAGTatttctacttcctgtttgcaccTACACTCATTTACAGAGACAAGTACCCCAG GAACCCAGTGATCAGATGGGGCTACGTGGCCACAAAGTTACTTCAG GTACTAGGCTGTCTGTTTTATGCCTATTACGTGTTTGTGCGGCTGTGCATCCCTCAGTTTCGCAGCGTCAGTCTACAGCTGTTTGACCTGAAGGCCATGGTCCTCTGTGTCTTTAACTCCATCCTGCCAG gAGTGTTGGTTCTCTTCCTGGGATTCTTTGCCTTCCTCCACTGTTGGCTCAATGCATTTGCTGAGATGCTTCGTTTTGCTGATAGGATGTTTTACAAG GATTGGTGGAATTCAACCTCTTTTGCCAATTACTATCGCACTTGGAATGTAGTGGTCCATGACTGGTTGTACTACTATGTGTACCGGGATTTCCTGTGG ATGTCTCAGAAGCGTTTCAGACCGGCAGccatgctgtttgtgtttacagtgtcagCAGTGGTCCACGAGTACATTCTCGCCATCTGCTTTGGCTTTTTCTATCCCGTGCTCTTCTGCCTTTTTATGTGCTTTGGAA TGATGTTCAACTTCATTCTGCATGACCAAAGGAAAGGTCCCATCTGGAACATAATCATGTGGACATCCCTCTTCTTGGGTCAGGGAGTCATTATCTGTCTGTACTCCCATGAGTGGTATGCCCAGCGCTACTGTCCCCTGAAGGAG CCGTCCTTCCTAGAGTTACTGAAGCCTCGCTCCTGGAGCTGTCAGAGAGGCTTGATGGTGGACTCTGATAGGCTGTGA